Part of the Canis lupus dingo isolate Sandy chromosome 14, ASM325472v2, whole genome shotgun sequence genome, CATTCCCCCCAaaactccttttccttttttttttttttttttttaaagatttatttatttattcatgagagacacagacacaggcagagggagaagcaggctccatgcagggagcccgacgtgggactcgatcctgggactccaggatcacgccctgagctgaaggtaggtgttaaaccactgagccacccagggatcccctccttttcctttttcaacaCCCAATCACTGAACTGACTTCTTTTTCATCCATGGTTCAGATATGTTCTAGTCTCACGTCAGTAAATTCATTTTCATCTAGACTAAGCATTCAATAAAATTAACCTCATTTCACATCTTTGATATTCTAGTCTGTTGTGCATATTAAAACACTACACATTTTCATTAATGAAAAACCTGAACCATGTGCTGAAAGATTAGACTCACTCTGGAACTTGATCCTGCTCCATTGCTtctcattttgaaatgtatttcagTAACCAAGAAACAAGTGAACTGAACTTAAATAGTATCTTCcaataatcaaaatagtactTAATAGTCtctgaatttatctttttgatattttatatagtaatttgagcattaaaatttatttttcaggggcaccggggtggctcagtggttgagcgtctgtctttggctccagtcgtgatcccggggtcctgggatagagtccagcaTCTGACTCCCTGACAGGGAgcttgcctgcttctccctctgcctatgtctctgcctctctgtgtctctcaagaacaaataaaatctttaaaaaaataaaaataaaatttttcagtaaatatgaAATAACAGTGGTCTGAAACTCTTAAGAATTCTGTATAGAATTGACCCAGCCCATTTTTGGATAAGGGCTGATTTTCCTTGTCATTCTAGTTCTACTCCCACCTAAATTGGTGGGGTTTTTGTGTATTCAAAtctagaacaaaatagagaataaagTATGTAAAGAGCTTCTGATCTGTGATTTATGAcacaatgtaaaatattattgcattgtttaaattttttgaagtCATTTATACCTTTCCTAATAGaaattatggcttttttttttttcaaaaaaatgtctatacacaaaaaattttacattaaattttaggGGATCCAGTGACTCTCCTGGAGACTTCCTATAGTTCAGACTCCAAGTTACAAAACTCACATCTGGAAGGAATGCTACTTCACATTTACTAGGCACTATTTATAGCATGCCAAATGAAAGATTTAAAGTACCATTACACATGTCAAAGTTTAGTTTTCAAGCTTTGTGAGATTATCAGAAAATGTTTGTATAAACTACAAATTGCAGGCCACTGTATGCTATAACATctccaaacataaaaaaaaaagatttttaaataaaagtatacttATAACTCAAGTTATTAATTTAACAAGGCCTCACTGAATAGTGGGGTGAAAATGCATCATAAAGCTGAAACTTGGTTATCTGGTGACTGTCTCAAAGTAGAGACAGAATTAGACCCAACAAAATTGCTAAAGTATGGTTTAGTACGTGACAAGTTGTTCACTTGACAAATGTTTATGGAGCTCCTACTCTGTATTAGAAATTGTGCTAAGGGCGtgtgggtggctgagttggttgagcatctgctatggctcaggtcatgatctcaggatcctggaatcgagtcttgcaatgggctccctgttcagtggggagtctgctactccctctgcctttcctcattcttgctctccctctcaaataaataaaatcttaaaaaaaaaaaagaaaagaaattgggcAGTAAATTTTATGCTTCACATGATGAAGCGTAAAAGCTTGTAAAAAGCTTATACTTTGAAGGTATGAAAATTTATATTGGGGGTATGTATAAGAACAAAGAAGTAAAGAAGCAATGATGACATTGGAAGATAAGTAGTATGATGGGGGGAAGTAAAGGTAGCTAAGAGACAAAAAGGGCATCTGGAAAGGCAAATAAAGGCTTTTTagataaaataatgaacagaTCAGTTCTAAAGgatgaatagaaataaaaaccttaaacatGTGCTTAAAAAGTCATCATTCTATAAGCCCTGTTACAAAAAagtccttcatttcttttcctgagcCAACCCTTTCCAATTACATATACAGATTCTTTATATACTTGCCTATATAGATCTCAAAATAACATGGTTAAtttgctgtttttaaagtttctgcaTTTAGGCATTCTCTTTTGATATCCTACTATGGTTGATAAGAGTTTTGCTTTAATTACATCAATCACTCCTTGCTCCTGGCCCCAGCACAAACATgcatgcaggcacacacacacacacacctctcctgTCACACCTTATCTTCCTAATAGTGTTTATACtgtatttacattattttgaCTATGCAAATACAGTGTGTACTAGGATATAATGGTTTCACCTTTCTACATAGTTTGGATATTCTGATTTGTTTGTAAAgttttctctgaatttatttatctgtattatTAACTCAACCCTTAATATGCCCCAGATATGTGAGATTCCTCTGAAGGTGTTAACACGTTAGTTATTCTATCAATTTTCATCTTCTTGAAGAACTCTATCCCTGAACCTTCTGACCTACTCCAATTTGGGCTGGAGGCTTTTTAGGCCTATGGTCAGCTTATGTTGGGACCTCCCTTAACTACCAACTTaaattccctctgcttctttatttggatttcctttttcctatttctaatcTCTAGATCAATTGAATGATAATAtcatctagaaaataattttaggagaTAAGCCattctcttgattttcttttacgGTCTTATTTCCATAAGATGCATTTTCTAATAGCTGCCTTAAAGGATACAGAGGAGGCAATCTTTGGAGACTTTGGGTATGGAATTCTAACTTGGAAatcttttttcctcagaattttcaGATCATTGATCTCCGGTCTTCTTGCTTTCAGTGTAGCCATTCAGTTTGAAGCTgttcttgaccttttttttttttttttctcctgctgaaGGGAAGATCCTTTTTGTGTCcaaagttctgatttttaaaaatagtttgcgTTGGTGTGCCCCTAACACACTTTAAATTACTAGAgccctttttattttcattaatattttttcaaaaatgtattgttttcaaGTATGCAATAGAttttctcagtaaatgttaagTATAGTTGGGTTCTTCCCCCTAACTTTCCTTTTACTTAGTGTTTTCTCTAAATTGCTTTCTACTAATTTtgctacttttaatattttcagtgaCTGTTGACAGCAGGACACTGATGAGAAGCTCTGTACTCAGGAATGAGTTATGTTCATAAGATTCATTGTAGAGCAAGGAGATTCAATTTTTGCTGTATATGAGAATcacttaagaaaatttttaaaccaCAGATGACTCAGTTTTATACCAAACCAATTGAAACGGTTtgggtaatgaaaatatttaaaagttctcAAGTGATTCTGATGGAATAACGGTTAAGAACCACTGCTGCAGAGTGACTTAGCTGGACCCAACTTGAACCTGCAATGTGAAATCTTGTTCTAATGAGTTTGTTAAATTCCTGAGAGAAAAGTAGAGGGCATAAGCTTTGTTGCCACAGTTCTGGGAAGCAAATTATGTGATAGAGGCTGGGTTGGAGTTCACTATTCAGCTTACAATCATTCACTTAACACCTCTCCTCACTATGGCATCCTTGCCTCTATCTTTTCTGAGGAACTTCTATTTTGTCCCCTCTAGGGAATAAACCTCCAACCTTTTAAGTTTAGAAAAGGGACACGTACCAAGCTGTATGGGTAACTACTGCTtgtatcaaattttttttttttttttttttaaacaggtctTCACACCTCCTCCTCCAATTCCAGATACCTGTTAACTTCAATTACAGTCTTTCATGATTCTGTCATAGAAACACAATTGCTTACTGGCTTCTTCACTAATGTGCCTGATGTCTCACTTTCCAGAGCCTATGTGGCTTTGGCTTTTCCAGCATGGTCTCTTGGTAATCACACATTTTATAGGACATCTAGCATACTAAAAGATACTGTTACAAAGAAGTGAATTAAGGCCAATTAAGCCTTAATTCAGGCCAATTAAGGTCTAAGTTTGGAACTGGCTTTATCACTTTCACCGTATTCTTTTGGTCAAAGCATTCACATAGCCCACCAGATTGAAAAAGGTAGAGAAATAAATTCCACCTCTTGATAAGGGAGTGACAAGGTCACACTATAGAAGAGAATACAGAATGAGATATATTCTGTAGCCATATTTGggtttacttccttttttattatacAGGATAGAAAGCAGAGACTATTTTGGGGTGGGAATAGCCTTCCACAATACAATCTATTCATAGATGGCATAGCAGGTACTGGTAAATTGCATTGTCCACTGAGGACATGGAATGTTTCAAAGATTATGTGAAGATCTAGGTCTTTTCCTAAACATTCTTAAGATGTTTAAGATGTTAAGGATCCATTTTGTAAGAAGGTTCTTGATTTTAAGGGAAAAGAATTAAGTAGGcagattcaaaatatttatccAAACATTTGAGTGAATTACACTGTCCAAACAAGTAATTAATGAAAATTCTGCTTTAAAGAGCTTACAATCTAGTCAAAAGAACATccataaatatgatataaaaaatataaggcaGATGCTGTTACAGTATTATAAAACaaagctgttttgttttccataggAGTAGACAGGAAATAATTTTGACTGGGAAAAGGGAGACAAAATTCAACCAAAGCTATAATTTTGACTGAATTTagggaataaaataaacatgaagaaaGTCACCTGTATGGTATGTTTGGAAAATGCTAAGTAGTCCAGTGTGGCTAGAACACAGGATGAAGCAAATCACAGAGAATCATATATGGTAAGAAGCTTGGCTTTATTCTATATTGAAGAGTAATTTCAGATTTCTGGGAAAGTCAAGTAGTGAGTGGATGATATAGTTAGATCTATAGTTGAAGGAAAAAGCTAACAGCAAAATCTAGAATATGGAAGGGACTGAAAACACTGGTAAGATTAGCTAAGAGactaaaataatccaaataagaAATAGAGTTGGCCAGAACCCCCAAATATAGAAGTTAAAAGGCTTGAAACACCCTGAATTGAACATAGGCAAGccaagaaaatatcttaaatatttataatttattaagtttaaagaaatacaaCCAGTTTAAATTATTCCTGAGTAGACTACAactttaaataaagagaaaataaatacaatacgCACAGGTAAAAACAGAGttgaaacattattttataatgacttattaaagttattttcatctacaataattatttcaaataaatattgtaaaatggAGCATGGGAATACTTAAATACATTAATTCTACCAATTATCTGTACCTAATTTATGCAAAAATCTATGGTTTTTTTCTCCCATAATAAAGATACCAATAAATTAACTTTTCATATTTaagatacatattatataataccAATGAATTGTATtagcttgaaaaaaataaagtgtggcCAAAAATAATCACCATGAATTTACAAAACAATTAGTATACTATCTGCTGTGCAGtcaactaatgtttattgagcacctcctatTTTCCAGAACCAAAAACATGTTACTTCATTGAATTCTCAAAACACTCCTTTGAGATTAAGtagtagtatttttttataaaaaaggcaaggaaaagtgTGATAAGAACTGATAGGAACTTGCTCAATACTATAATCAGTAACATATTCAATTATATTAACTGtcaattttaaatcattattttctacatttctgcTGTTCCCACTGTCtttttcacacttaaaaaaaattctcatgggtataagcaatatttttatttacatcacCATCATTCCTTTCTTGCTTGTCTAAGATCACTCCAGATATACAGTTTCTtgcttataaattttaataaaatacatatatgtaagtgGGCATGTATAATATTAAATAGTACTCTATcattctggaatttaaaaatgacaaaagcacacatttaaaaaagctacacattatatataagttatgatttctaaaatatagtaatctacatagttttaaaaattaacctcATTACAATTTTTGGTTTATAAATTATAACcttaaatatagaatttttttttaaatatagaatgttAAGGAGATTACCTGACTATGTATTATGATGGTCAGCTACATATAGGGTATTGAAATACATATTCTTTGAAGTTTAAAGTACTTCCCCTATGAACCGGACTAATGGTTATTATCACTCAAgtggaataaaattataaaaggagtACTATTATTACAAATAACTATAGTCAACAAGTCAAATACCACAGAATTCAATTCTGAGGATAATCCAATAGCAAATAACATCAAATACTAGCCAACATCTAGTATTATGTAAGTATGTATTATCTTACCAAAAAGTTGTTCTATTAAAAAAGTATCTTAATACAAAGGAAAGGAACTATAAACAGACTAGATTTTGTAAGTGCCCTTATTGTACAGATTACAGACTGAGGCTTCAAAGTAATTCGCCCAAATCACATGCCAAAGGTAGAACTGGCACTGATATCCAAGCCTGATTTCTCTTCTGGGCTCCTTTCACCATCTCCATGTTCTCCCATTTTATGAATCATATTACTTATTCACtctattttaactttaatttagaAGATTACCAAGTGGTGAAACTTCTTCTCTACAGTCCAACAactctcttgtttttcttaataatgaACACTACAAGAACGGGATGCAGTTTTTAACATTAGAACATTTTCTTAGCTTAAGATGAGAACTTTATACCGGAAAAAGTTACATATAATTTAGTTTGGCTGCAAAAAGCTTATATAAAAGTCATAGTGTTAAACTCTTTACACTCTATATCATAGTAACTtcatatgttgtgaaatgattttcTATAATCTTGACATTTTCTTCAGATAGCCAGTTTTCTTGTTTTAGCTGCCTTATAAGAGCTTCCAAAGACTTCAATCTTCCAAGAGTTTGTTGTTCTTGTAGCTCGAGAAGAGTTATCTTTGAATGTAGTTTAGAAACTTTCTGCCAAAGATGTTCCTTATTTATATCTTGTCTGCAGTAAGAATGTTCAATTTGTAAAACTTCTGTCTCATAGTCTACATCCTTATATAAGGAGTCTTCAATGTCTAGATCTTCCATTTCCACAGTTTCTTTTTCAGCAGATACAAATGAATTAATTGGTTTGGAATTTTCTGTGGGTACAAAAATGGCAATAACAgattctttatttgtatttaactCTTCGACTGTTTGAGTAATTGTGCTGAGTAAAAATGGACTTTCCTGTGCGGACTTAATTTCCATGGAATTATTTGTAAAGTTTGGGTTAGCAAGATGATTCGCAGTTATTTCAAACACTTCTTGGGTTTCCAAAGATGGCTGAACATCTTCTGAGTTTGAAGTTGTCAAGGTAATAGTTGTAGAATTTAGATTCTCAAAAGATGTGTGAAAACCACCTATATCTATGTCTTGGGTAACTGAAGTTTCCAAGGTAGATACTGGTATTCCAATATCTTGTTTAAGCAGATTAAGAGTTAATACGTTATTTTGTATACATTCTGGTTTGGGAGCTGGTGGCTTCACCAAAGTAGATGAATTACATAATTCTGTGTGTTCAAGGAGAATATTTGtattaactgtatttttctttaactcattTGAAGCAAATGATTCTTGTGACTTGGCTTTTAGGCACACTTCTTTCTCATCatctaattttttcttctgagatttttttttggaagggtctttttcctagaaaataatattttcaaattctaaagATGTTCTCACTAACCTTATTCTCTTATTAGTCAGTGCTGAATATTTAACTACAACTTTGAGAAATATACCGGCCAAATAAATTTGcacaagttaaaaaaatgttctaagcATATAACGACTCAAATATACtctaaatttagtttttaaaaaagtactaagCATATTCATTCAATACATGATGGAAACATTGCAGGTCACTCAAAAGACCAATACCAAAATCTTAGATCATTAACTTACATTAATAACTTAATGATTTATATATGTGTTATCTTTTGTTCTTCagtttaagtttttttaataaaattatttacactTTTAGCAGAAGCATAAATTAGTCTTCCTTTTCCTCAAGTATCTGTTTCCCCAGCagttatctttccctctccctcccttaaCTTCCATTACCTGCCACCCTGCAACCTACCATCCTGCTCAGCATTGTCCCCCTCTCCCCTATGTGCTGCCTCCAATACCTGATCGTCTTCAGGCAAAGAAAATATTGTTGGAATTGCAGTTTGTTTCAAATATCGAATACCCCATCTGATGTCAAGAGAGTCAGGAGTAAAATGGTCACTACACAGGAACTGGTATTTACTGGGTACCCATGAATCTCGTTTCATATTCTTTAACCATTTTTCAAGTCTTTCTTTGTCATGTAGAGgaaacctgaaattaaaaaaggaaaactttgctatatttttacaattttgcAAATTCCAGGGCTGCATATATAGGTAACCTATGCACTGAGTGCTGCAAAAGCAAGGCAACCATCTACACTGAGTAAAAGCACCTTAATGACAATTCTACATCATCTCTACAGTAAAGATGACTAAGCTATAAAATGTGTAGGCAAAGCTTTTCAGAAAAATGGCTCGTAGGGttcctctgtggctcagttgactaagtgactaagcgtctgactctgatttcagctcacgtcattatctcagggtcctgggactgagctctgagttgggctcctgcgctgagtgtggagcatgCCAGAGATTCTCCgtctctctctcagcccctgccccttccccttcttgcGTGAGcactttctctaaataaaatcttaaacaaaaaagagcAATGGCTGGTAAAACATAACAAGTCCTTCAAGTAAAAATATGTGTTCCAACAAAGGGTGaaatctattcatattttctgtggattatatttcatttttattttgttatgtattttgcCTAGAACTAGGAAAAAGCTTTTCATAAACAAAGTCCCACTCAAATGTATTCTACACTAATACTACAAGTTAAATGGTGTCTTGTCTATAACTTAAGAAATATTAAGCTTTAGGCTCTTacttatattaacatttttaaaataagaagttaGTTCAAACAAGTGATTTAATTGACAATGAAtactaaattttataaaactactAATATTCCATTCCCTTTACCAGATTCAGGCTCAATTCTACCCAtatgtaatttaatatttctaaactTCTACAACCAGAGAATTGAGAACCCTAAAATTCAAGCTCTGAAAACTGACACAAGAACTAAACAGGTTACAAATAGACTCTGATATAacatgaaataaatcaaacagaaaagacagagaaaggtaaGACAGTTCTTTATATGTGTTGTTCCTGTGCTGACAATAACCTTTACTGAGAGTTGGTGCTAACTTACTGAGATGTGTTTTATAGGCAAAATTGGGCTAATGACAGAATCTGAGAGAAAACTTTTTCCTACCAGTCTAAATAGGTTTCAGTTTAAACTGCATTGAACAGTTAACACAGtattcatatttcttaaaatgattttatgaagTCTAatttcctacttttaaaaaagaatataaggtTTCTCATACAAAAAGCAGCAATTATATATTCCCTCTCAATTCCTACCACTTAGTTTATGCTTTATAATAGCatgcttcctcccctccccccatcctgCAAATACTGGTAACTTTACAAGATGCTAAAGAAAAGGAGTCTAGGtactttatagaaaataatttttaactcaaATACCCTTACATGGAAAAATCATATGACCTACCTTCAGAAGTTCTTACAACAGATACAGTTTTCACACATGGTTTGAAAACTCCTTAACCTTGCACATATCAAGACCTCAGGTTATAGATATAATCAGAAAAGGCATTGaaggacaaaaataatttttcttttcagaggaCCTGAATTCTTTTAGCCATAGAAAAGTTCATACCTTTTCTGCTACATCTAAAATGAGAATATGCCCTTTacaatatttttacatgtaatcTCATGTATAAGGATGCTGTTTGCAAACTATTTCTATCATACCTATATACTAAGTTatcacacaattaaaaaaaaaatactctgaataTCCTTACTGGTAACTGGACTGCAATGCTTTCTCAACAGGTAAATCTCTAAGAAATCTCAGGCAATACGTTTCCTGAACAACTCAGGGCCTTTACAGTGGCTCAATTTGCTTGTAATTTTGTTTCACCATCTTTCTAATTCCtcccaaagcataaaataatattataaacttAACACTATATGCACACACAAGCTGAATTCTCAAAGTAATCTATAGTACAGTACAGCTTGCTACAGTGTTAGCATTAACAAATCCAATTCAAGTTTGATGCTATTAGGggaataaaactaatttttattttgcgGGTTACATGGgggaaataacatttaaaaatccacttttggtaaattcacattttgaagaaaaaaatctttgtaactGACTTCCTCTGGCATTGTTATTTTACCCTCCTTAAATACAGTAACtatggaaaaatttaaagaatttgggAGTCTGGAGTTATTGCCCCCCCCCGATGAAGGCCAAATCAATCTGGAAAATAAGGCTAAATCAAGTtcaacatgtttttgttttctgggtttgtTACATACTTTCAAGAACCATAGCTATTGTTAAACTAGAATCTCCCCCAAAATCTCTCTCTGCATCTTGTGGCCTCCAAGCGGGAAAGTCCTGGAAATACTGCCACATGTGAATTATTTTGGCTTATCAGGGTTCCTCCCCCACCCAAACCCATTagttaaaataatggaaaacaaccGTGTCTGTGAGCAGAGAGCTTccggtcttaaaaaaaaaaaaaaaaagaaaaaagaaaaaaaaagtcttcacaaAATAGCTAGTAAAAAATCTAAAAGACGATCAGGTTAGAGCTAAAtgaattttacaaacaaaaaaaaaaggaaatagaatattgTAAATATGTGGATTCTCACATACGTTAAGCACGTACTGAACGTTAAGGGCTGCTTTGCCTATTTGCACACGAAAGGAAGTAGGGACGATTTAATCTCCCTTTTCAGGTGGGAGATCTTAGGCAGAGAGTCTTTAAATAAATCTGCGGAAGGTCAGTCAGCTTCAGAGTCGGGGCGCCGGGTTTGGGGCCTCCGGAGTGCGGCTGGCTTTGGGGACCTGCACTCGAAAATGCCACCCGCTCCGGCTCCCCTGTTCTCCTGAATAAAAAGGGGGGGTTTCCCTCCTGGGGCTTCCCGGAGACAGAGCGTGGCGGCTAGTTGGGCACGACCCTGACCTGCTCCCGGGACGGTCGGGAGGGCGTCACGGGGAGGCCTGCGCGCGCTCACGACGCTTCCAGCGTGGCCTACTTCCTGAAGGGCCTCCGTTTCTTCGGGGGGAAAAAAACGGAAGGAAGGGCCGTCTACGCGAGCGGAGTTACCTCCCAGAAGGCGTGAGGTGAGCGTGAGCGCGACTGCGGCCGGCCTGAGGCTCACCTGAGGCGCACCTGAGGCGGAAGTCCTCGTCCAACAGAGACCAGGCGAAGGCGGGAAACGCTCTGAAAATCGCGGAGCGCCGCCCCCACGCGCCAGCCGGACGtttaccccccccccctcccccccgcaaaGGGCCGCTCCGCCTCCCACCAGCCCCGCGTCCTTCTAGGTTAGGACGTTTCTGAATAAACCTGAACTCGAGCCTCCACGTCGTCCTCCCGCGCTGTGACGGGACGCGCCGGTGGGGCCGAGGACGACTCTCCAGGTACCGCCGGCCCCAAACGCCACAGCCCCGTGGCCTCACCGTAAAGGCGGACGCTTCTGCTCCGGGGACAACTTACGGGTAAAAACTCAGCTTCCGGTCCTTACTGTTCCGTCCCCGACGGTTCTTACAGCAAATCGCCGCGCAGTAGCGAGGCATCGCTCCCTCCGCGGCGGCCCGGAGGGGCCCGGGCCGGCGAGGGGCGCTGGCGTGACCCCGTCCGCCAAGGCGGAGCGGGCTACCACCCCCGGCGCGTCGCCGAGCCACTGCGCCTGCGCCACAAGCGGCCGAGCCGGAAGGGCGGTCGCGACCGTCGACTCACTTCCGCTTCTGCCGGCTTCAGCGCCGCCCTTTCTGGAGGTTGGGGCCGGAAGTGACGCGCGGGCGGAGCGGCAACAACAGTTTTCCACGTGCGCGTAGGGCGCCAGGGTCACGTGGGGACGCAGGAGCCAATAGGGGAGCGTTTCGTGTAAGGTCTTCTCCTGAGgtggcggcagcggcagcggcagcggcggccGCCGGCCAGCGGGGAGCGAGCTGAGGggggacgcggcggcggcggcggcggcggcggctggcggAGCGCTAGGTCTGTGTGCGCGCGGCGGAGGGGGGCGTCGGGGGCCGTCGGGAGCCGGCGCGAGGGCCCGTGGGGGGCCGGGCGTCAGCCTCCCGGCGCCTCAGCTCTGCGGCGGGGCAGCGGCCGGCGGAGGGTGCGGGTGAGGGACGAGGCCGGGGTCGCGGGGCGGGGTGTGCAGGGCGGCCCCCCCGGGGCCTCGGCCGCTCTTTGCGGGCtgaccccggggccccggggcccgccACGGTCGTCGCGGGGCCTCCAGCTGCCTGCCTGGTGGCGgtgaggggtgaggaggaggaggcgacCGAAGCCCTGACTGGGGCGTTTCGTGTTCGGGGCTGGCCGCGGGCTTCTCCGGGCGTCGGACAGCTCCTCCCGGGGCGGGGACGGCCGAGGACACCGCGGCGGCGGCGCCGGACGGGCCGGACGGGCCCCGGGCGTCTGGGGATGCAGGCTGGCCCAGGCCGCTGTCCCCGCGCTCGCCCTCGGGAAGGAGACGTCCGTGGGCTGCAGAGTGTGGAGCGGCCGGCCAGCCCTCACTGGAGCCCGCCCGCGGcgcgcctccgcctccgcctccctcCCCGTCAGGCTCGGACCTGCCCTCGGGCTGCGGCAAGTACAAGTACCTGCGGTCTTGGTGGCGTCCACGGCCCCCGCTCGGCTTGcgttctttctttactttttctttctttttttttttaaagattttatttgtttgttcacaAACAAataacacacagacacacagagagaggcagagacacaggcagggggagaagcaggccccaccagggagcccgacgcgggacttgggactcgatcccgcgaccccggggtcacgccctgggccgaaggcggcgctgacCCGCCGAGccgcacccgggctgccccccaggtTTGGCTTCTGTAAACCAGGAGCT contains:
- the THAP5 gene encoding THAP domain-containing protein 5 isoform X4, with amino-acid sequence MPRYCAAICCKNRRGRNSKDRKLSFYPFPLHDKERLEKWLKNMKRDSWVPSKYQFLCSDHFTPDSLDIRWGIRYLKQTAIPTIFSLPEDDQNLCHSEEIDSMSQLQRWDSNLRLSTRRAYWASPWSQEEDGRHMEWN
- the THAP5 gene encoding THAP domain-containing protein 5 isoform X3, coding for MLSRMEKDPSKKKSQKKKLDDEKEVCLKAKSQESFASNELKKNTVNTNILLEHTELCNSSTLVKPPAPKPECIQNNVLTLNLLKQDIGIPVSTLETSVTQDIDIGGFHTSFENLNSTTITLTTSNSEDVQPSLETQEVFEITANHLANPNFTNNSMEIKSAQESPFLLSTITQTVEELNTNKESVIAIFVPTENSKPINSFVSAEKETVEMEDLDIEDSLYKDVDYETEVLQIEHSYCRQDINKEHLWQKVSKLHSKITLLELQEQQTLGRLKSLEALIRQLKQENWLSEENVKIIENHFTTYEVTMI
- the THAP5 gene encoding THAP domain-containing protein 5 isoform X1, whose translation is MPRYCAAICCKNRRGRNSKDRKLSFYPFPLHDKERLEKWLKNMKRDSWVPSKYQFLCSDHFTPDSLDIRWGIRYLKQTAIPTIFSLPEDDQEKDPSKKKSQKKKLDDEKEVCLKAKSQESFASNELKKNTVNTNILLEHTELCNSSTLVKPPAPKPECIQNNVLTLNLLKQDIGIPVSTLETSVTQDIDIGGFHTSFENLNSTTITLTTSNSEDVQPSLETQEVFEITANHLANPNFTNNSMEIKSAQESPFLLSTITQTVEELNTNKESVIAIFVPTENSKPINSFVSAEKETVEMEDLDIEDSLYKDVDYETEVLQIEHSYCRQDINKEHLWQKVSKLHSKITLLELQEQQTLGRLKSLEALIRQLKQENWLSEENVKIIENHFTTYEVTMI
- the THAP5 gene encoding THAP domain-containing protein 5 isoform X5; translation: MPRYCAAICCKNRRGRNSKDRKLSFYPFPLHDKERLEKWLKNMKRDSWVPSKYQFLCSDHFTPDSLDIRWGIRYLKQTAIPTIFSLPEDDQNLCHSEEIDSMSQLQRWDSNLRLRLPYVQLAHSGLHNCSLASHSA
- the THAP5 gene encoding THAP domain-containing protein 5 isoform X6; protein product: MPRYCAAICCKNRRGRNSKDRKLSFYPFPLHDKERLEKWLKNMKRDSWVPSKYQFLCSDHFTPDSLDIRWGIRYLKQTAIPTIFSLPEDDQNLCHSEEIDSMSQLQRWDSNLRLRDSSRTPGNASVCSDL
- the THAP5 gene encoding THAP domain-containing protein 5 isoform X2, which encodes MKRDSWVPSKYQFLCSDHFTPDSLDIRWGIRYLKQTAIPTIFSLPEDDQEKDPSKKKSQKKKLDDEKEVCLKAKSQESFASNELKKNTVNTNILLEHTELCNSSTLVKPPAPKPECIQNNVLTLNLLKQDIGIPVSTLETSVTQDIDIGGFHTSFENLNSTTITLTTSNSEDVQPSLETQEVFEITANHLANPNFTNNSMEIKSAQESPFLLSTITQTVEELNTNKESVIAIFVPTENSKPINSFVSAEKETVEMEDLDIEDSLYKDVDYETEVLQIEHSYCRQDINKEHLWQKVSKLHSKITLLELQEQQTLGRLKSLEALIRQLKQENWLSEENVKIIENHFTTYEVTMI